The following coding sequences lie in one Paramormyrops kingsleyae isolate MSU_618 chromosome 15, PKINGS_0.4, whole genome shotgun sequence genomic window:
- the LOC111834947 gene encoding uncharacterized protein isoform X1 — MENPKIKIKIKIKITIKVKITSNNVDVPKPETTENDGGSLPQPESAAARHARLRSQLPRLKTYKEMPEPPNMDKYRHLLPEYKHGQCKQCPRRQLPPLKVRWDMPKPETTENDGGSLPQPESAAARHARLRSQLPRLKTYKEMPEPPNMDKYRHLLPEYKHGQCKQCPRRQLPPLKVRWDMPKPETTENDGGSLPQPESAAARHARLRSQLPRLKTYKEMPEPPNMDKYRHLLPEYKHGQCKQCPRRQLPPLKVRWDMPKPGKTEKPATPSRANRKRPGPPCLTAGPPLKRAWLDGLN, encoded by the exons ATGGAGAACCccaaaattaaaatcaaaatcaaaatcaaaattacaattaaagtcaaaataacatcaAACAACGTTGATGTGCCAAAG CCTGAAACAACTGAAAATGACGGGGGTTCACTCCCACAGCCGGAGAGCGCGGCAGCGAGACATGCACGTCTCCGCAGCCAGCTGCCTCGGCTAAAGACATACAAGGAGATGCCAGAG CCTCCTAACATGGACAAATACCGGCACTTACTGCCAGAATATAAGCATGGACAATGCAAGCAATGTCCTCGCCGCCAACTGCCTCCGCTAAAGGTGCGGTGGGACATGCCAAAG CCTGAAACAACTGAAAATGACGGGGGTTCACTCCCACAGCCGGAGAGCGCGGCAGCGAGACATGCACGTCTCCGCAGCCAGCTGCCTCGGCTAAAGACATACAAGGAGATGCCAGAG CCTCCTAACATGGACAAATACCGGCACTTACTGCCAGAATATAAGCATGGACAATGCAAGCAATGTCCTCGCCGCCAACTGCCTCCGCTAAAGGTGCGGTGGGACATGCCAAAG CCTGAAACAACTGAAAATGACGGGGGTTCACTCCCACAGCCGGAGAGCGCGGCAGCGAGACATGCACGTCTCCGCAGCCAGCTGCCTCGGCTAAAGACATACAAGGAGATGCCAGAG CCTCCTAACATGGACAAATACCGGCACTTACTGCCAGAATATAAGCATGGACAATGCAAGCAATGTCCTCGCCGCCAACTGCCTCCGCTAAAGGTGCGGTGGGACATGCCAAAG CCTGGCAAGACGGAAAAACCGGCAACCCCATCGCGTGCGAACCGAAAGAGGCCAGGGCCGCCCTGTCTCACAGCAGGACCTCCTCTGAAGCGAGCATGGCTCGATGGGctgaattaa
- the LOC111834947 gene encoding uncharacterized protein isoform X2, with translation MPKPPNMDKYRHLLPEYKHGQCKQCPRRQLPPLKVRWDMPKPETTENDGGSLPQPESAAARHARLRSQLPRLKTYKEMPEPPNMDKYRHLLPEYKHGQCKQCPRRQLPPLKVRWDMPKPETTENDGGSLPQPESAAARHARLRSQLPRLKTYKEMPEPPNMDKYRHLLPEYKHGQCKQCPRRQLPPLKVRWDMPKPGKTEKPATPSRANRKRPGPPCLTAGPPLKRAWLDGLN, from the exons CCTCCTAACATGGACAAATACCGGCACTTACTGCCAGAATATAAGCATGGACAATGCAAGCAATGTCCTCGCCGCCAACTGCCTCCGCTAAAGGTGCGGTGGGACATGCCAAAG CCTGAAACAACTGAAAATGACGGGGGTTCACTCCCACAGCCGGAGAGCGCGGCAGCGAGACATGCACGTCTCCGCAGCCAGCTGCCTCGGCTAAAGACATACAAGGAGATGCCAGAG CCTCCTAACATGGACAAATACCGGCACTTACTGCCAGAATATAAGCATGGACAATGCAAGCAATGTCCTCGCCGCCAACTGCCTCCGCTAAAGGTGCGGTGGGACATGCCAAAG CCTGAAACAACTGAAAATGACGGGGGTTCACTCCCACAGCCGGAGAGCGCGGCAGCGAGACATGCACGTCTCCGCAGCCAGCTGCCTCGGCTAAAGACATACAAGGAGATGCCAGAG CCTCCTAACATGGACAAATACCGGCACTTACTGCCAGAATATAAGCATGGACAATGCAAGCAATGTCCTCGCCGCCAACTGCCTCCGCTAAAGGTGCGGTGGGACATGCCAAAG CCTGGCAAGACGGAAAAACCGGCAACCCCATCGCGTGCGAACCGAAAGAGGCCAGGGCCGCCCTGTCTCACAGCAGGACCTCCTCTGAAGCGAGCATGGCTCGATGGGctgaattaa
- the LOC111834947 gene encoding uncharacterized protein isoform X3 — protein MENPKIKIKIKIKITIKVKITSNNVDVPKPETTENDGGSLPQPESAAARHARLRSQLPRLKTYKEMPEPPNMDKYRHLLPEYKHGQCKQCPRRQLPPLKVRWDMPKPETTENDGGSLPQPESAAARHARLRSQLPRLKTYKEMPEPPNMDKYRHLLPEYKHGQCKQCPRRQLPPLKVRWDMPKPGKTEKPATPSRANRKRPGPPCLTAGPPLKRAWLDGLN, from the exons ATGGAGAACCccaaaattaaaatcaaaatcaaaatcaaaattacaattaaagtcaaaataacatcaAACAACGTTGATGTGCCAAAG CCTGAAACAACTGAAAATGACGGGGGTTCACTCCCACAGCCGGAGAGCGCGGCAGCGAGACATGCACGTCTCCGCAGCCAGCTGCCTCGGCTAAAGACATACAAGGAGATGCCAGAG CCTCCTAACATGGACAAATACCGGCACTTACTGCCAGAATATAAGCATGGACAATGCAAGCAATGTCCTCGCCGCCAACTGCCTCCGCTAAAGGTGCGGTGGGACATGCCAAAG CCTGAAACAACTGAAAATGACGGGGGTTCACTCCCACAGCCGGAGAGCGCGGCAGCGAGACATGCACGTCTCCGCAGCCAGCTGCCTCGGCTAAAGACATACAAGGAGATGCCAGAG CCTCCTAACATGGACAAATACCGGCACTTACTGCCAGAATATAAGCATGGACAATGCAAGCAATGTCCTCGCCGCCAACTGCCTCCGCTAAAGGTGCGGTGGGACATGCCAAAG CCTGGCAAGACGGAAAAACCGGCAACCCCATCGCGTGCGAACCGAAAGAGGCCAGGGCCGCCCTGTCTCACAGCAGGACCTCCTCTGAAGCGAGCATGGCTCGATGGGctgaattaa